From a single Arachis hypogaea cultivar Tifrunner chromosome 3, arahy.Tifrunner.gnm2.J5K5, whole genome shotgun sequence genomic region:
- the LOC112789816 gene encoding switch 2, which produces MSLHAFKETLLRPCTTTQQQQSSSSSSSSSSSSSSSSLSISQSQTRPYSFLHDSHLPVPRKLPKSTLSQQLRRLQEDDADDHTFSWPPLQLHNSVKKREPEEKEADDGDDEDGEEQEELQVKRGKFGIAKISQFQFDHTGPFEPLVLSSDAEVPVIQVPATINCRLLEHQREGVRFLYGLYKNNHGGILGDDMGLGKTIQAIAFLAAIFGKERDSMLGENDKEKRDPVLIICPTSVIHNWESEFSKWANFSVSIYHGANRDLIHEKLEANGVEILITSFDTYRIHGSSLSDFEWGIVIVDEAHRLKNEKSKLYKACLEIKTLRRYGLTGTIMQNKIMELFNLFDWVAPGSLGTREHFREFYDEPLKHGQRSSAPDKFVQIANKRKQHLVNVLHKYLLRRTKEETIGHLMMGKEDNIVFCAMSDLQRRVYKRMLQLPDIQCLINKDLPCSCGSPLTQVECCKRTVPNGIIWPYLHRDNPDGCDSCPFCIVLPCLVKLQQVSNHLELIKPNPKDDPEKQGKDAEFAAAVFGSDIDLVGGNMQSESFMDLSDVKHCGKMRALEKLLYSWISHGDKVLLFSYSVRMLDILEKFLIRKGYCFSRLDGSTPTNLRQSLVDDFNSSPSKQVFLISTRAGGLGLNLVSANRVVIFDPNWNPAQDLQAQDRSFRFGQKRHVLVFRLLAAGSLEELVYSRQVYKQQLSNIAVSGKMEKRYFEGVQDCKEFQGELFGICNLFRDLSDELFTSEIIKLHEMGKEHHNTIEQEKENLLEETDSLRSASDTEICAGTASNVASKPDFEDLGIVYAHRNEDIVNCGPVIQGKIDSSIPSKSDSLVKPSISSVNQRNKPDCVPKKQKAPLIDERKRTQYSLLAHSMGMEELAFSKWLLSATPKEREEVLRDFKKKKKTPNG; this is translated from the exons ATGTCACTCCACGCTTTCAAGGAAACTCTACTAAGACCTTGCACAacaacccaacaacaacaatcttcttcttcttcttcttcttcttcttcttcttcttcttcttcttctctatcaATTTCTCAAAGCCAAACACGCCCTTACTCCTTTCTTCACGATTCACACCTTCCCGTCCCAAGAAAACTCCCAAAGTCCACTCTTTCCCAGCAGCTCCGCCGCCTCCAAGAAGACGACGCCGACGACCACACATTTTCTTGGCCGCCGCTTCAGCTCCACAATTCGGTTAAGAAGCGAGAACCGGAAGAGAAAGAAGCTGATGATGGTGATGACGAGGATGGAGAAGAACAGGAGGAACTGCAGGTGAAGAGGGGAAAATTCGGAATAGCTAAAATTTCACAATTTCAGTTTGATCACACTGGACCGTTTGAGCCTCTTGTCCTTTCTTCAGATGCAGAAGTTCCAGTCATTCAG GTTCCCGCAACTATAAATTGTAGACTACTTGAGCATCAAAGAGAGGGAGTGAGATTTCTGTATGGTTTGTATAAAAACAATCATGGTGGTATCCTTGGAGATGACAT GGGTCTTGGAAAGACCATTCAAGCAATAGCATTTCTTGCTGCTATCTTTGGTAAGGAAAGAGACTCTATGCTGGGTGAAAATGACAAAGAGAAGAGAGACCCTGTATTGATAATCTGTCCAACTTCTGTCATTCATAATTGGGAGAGTGAGTTCTCTAAATGGGCTAATTTCAGTGTTTCCATTTATCATGGTGCAAACCGGGATCTGATACATGAGAAACTAGAAGCAAATGGAGTGGAGATACTTATTACAAGTTTTGACACTTACAGAATTCACGGAAGTTCCTTGTCAGATTTCGAATGGGGCATTGTGATTGTTGACGAGGCTCACCGGCTTAAGAATGAGAAATCAAAACTCTATAAAGCATGTTTAGAAATTAAAACCCTTAGACGTTATGGTCTTACAGGGACCATAATGCAAAATAAGATAATGGAGTTGTTTAATCTCTTTGACTGGGTTGCACCTGGATCACTTGGGACACGGGAGCACTTTCGTGAGTTCTATGATGAACCCCTTAAACATGGTCAGAGGTCATCTGCTCCTGACAAGTTTGTCCAAAttgctaataaaagaaaacaacaccTTGTGAATGTTCTTCATAAATATTTGTTGAGAAGGACAAAGGAAGAGACAATTGGACATCTTATGATGGGGAAGGAAGATAACATTGTGTTCTGTGCCATGAGTGATTTGCAAAGACGTGTTTACAAGAGAATGTTACAGCTTCCTGATATCCAATGCCTTATAAACAAGGACCTGCCTTGTAGTTGTGGTAGCCCACTTACACAAGTTGAATGTTGTAAGAGGACAGTACCAAATGGAATTATTTGGCCTTACCTTCACCGAGATAACCCTGATGGTTGTGATTCATGCCCTTTCTGCATTGTCCTTCCGTGCCTTGTCAAGCTTCAACAG GTAAGCAATCACCTTGAGCTGATTAAGCCAAACCCCAAAGATGACCCTGAGAAGCAAGGCAAAGATGCAGAGTTTGCTGCTGCTGTCTTTGGCTCTGATATTGATTTGGTTGGCGGAAATATGCAGAGTGAGAGTTTCATGGATCTAAGTGATGTGAAACATTGTGGAAAAATGCGAGCACTTGAAAAACTTCTGTACTCATGGATTTCACATGGTGACAAAGTTCTTTTGTTTAGCTATTCAGTGAG GATGCTTGACATACTGGAGAAATTTCTCATACGGAAAGGCTACTGCTTCTCAAGACTTGATGGGTCTACTCCGACAAATTTGCGCCAGTCTTTAGTTGATGATTTCAACTCCAGTCCTAGCAAACAA gtatttttGATATCAACTCGTGCCGGTGGGCTTGGGTTGAACCTTGTCAGCGCAAACCGGGTTGTAATATTTGATCCCAACTGGAATCCTGCACAAGACTTACAGGCCCAGGACAGGTCCTTTCGTTTTGGGCAGAAGCGACATGTTCTGGTGTTCCGTCTTCTTGCAGCCGGTTCGCTTGAAGAACTTGTTTATTCTCGTCAGGTGTATAAGCAGCAACTTTCAAACATTGCTGTCTCAGGAAAGATGGAAAAACGATATTTTGAAGGTGTCCAG GACTGCAAAGAATTTCAAGGGGAGCTTTTTGGAATTTGCAATTTATTTCGGGATTTATCTGACGAGCTATTTACTAGTGAAATCATTAAACTGCATGAAATGGGAAAGGAACATCACAATACAATAGAACAGGAAAAAGAAAATCTTTTAGAAGAAACTGATTCTCTAAGATCGGCGTCTGACACTGAAATATGTGCTGGAACTGCAAGCAACGTAGCAAGTAAACCAGATTTTGAAGACCTTG GAATTGTGTATGCTCATCGAAATGAAGACATTGTCAACTGTGGACCTGTGATTCAGGGGAAGATAGATAGCAGCATCCCTTCAAAGAGTGATAGCTTAGTCAAGCCAAGCATCTCTTCAGTCAACCAAAGAAATAAACCAGATTGTGTACCTAAAAAACAGAAAGCTCCTTTGATTGATGAAAGGAAGAGAACCCAATATAGCCTGCTTGCACATTCTATGGGCATGGAAGAGCTTGCATTTAGCAAATGGTTACTATCAGCAACTCCTAAGGAGAGGGAGGAAGTGCTTCGAGActtcaagaagaaaaagaagacgcCTAATGGTTAA
- the LOC112789817 gene encoding uncharacterized protein, which yields MEETRRGTVTSLASLFPVGEAQKAANRVQYAIAEKRAELDRLLGFIDDNNNLINLVHKLPEELSHDIMVPFGKAAFFPGRLIHTNEFLVLLGEGYYAERTSKQTTEILKRRGKGLDSQLDSLEAMIKDLQAEAMFFGQTIAEAAEGLVEIREDYIEDSHKGETKSGPLKQDAPDLEKAKPDDEYARMLSRMDELEKEELAAESGGDNGKNEQTTEDVDDISYQRPVDNEPRNSEDFHKGAPPVDQANNKSMATKSVEKHCNPDIADQLNFASLDLQSNVREGKNAAKKVKFVDHIEKPLVHHEEKQVKAATASKSEVQHQPSQPSFDSHKAFTGSIVEHTENIKTSNGQSSTSSQVSGSQPSKPVSRFKMQRR from the exons ATGGAAGAGACAAGGAGGGGAACGGTGACGTCACTGGCCTCTCTCTTCCCCGTCGGGGAGGCGCAGAAGGCTGCCAACCGCGTCCAATACGCCATCGCCGAGAAGCGCGCCGAGCTCGACCGTTTGCTAGGTTTCATAGACGATAACAACAACCTCATCAACCTCGTTCACAAGCTCCCTGAAGAACTTTCTCACGACATCATG GTTCCGTTTGGGAAAGCAGCGTTTTTTCCGGGTCGGTTGATTCACACCAATGAGTTCCTG GTTCTTTTGGGAGAAGGATATTATGCAGAGAGAACTTCCAAACAGACCACTGAGATATTGAAACGGAGAGGGAAGGGATTAGATTCACAGCTTGATTCTCTGGAAGCCATGATCAAGGACCTTCAAGCAGAGGCCATGTTTTTCGGTCAAACAATTGCTGAAGCTGCG GAGGGTCTTGTGGAGATAAGGGAAGACTATATAGAAGATTCTCACAAAGGGGAAACTAAATCAG GTCCACTGAAGCAAGATGCTCCTGATCTTGAAAAAGCTAAACCCGATGATGAATATGCTCGAATGCTGTCCAGAATGGATGAACTCGAGAAAGAAGAGCTTGCTGCAGAAAGTGGCGGTGACAATGGCAAAAATGAGCAAACTACAGAGGACGTTGATGATATATCATATCAAAGACCTGTTGATAACGAACCCCGCAATTCAGAA GACTTCCATAAAGGCGCACCACCAGTGGACCAGGCTAACAATAAAAGTATGGCAACCAAGTCTGTAGAAAAGCATTGCAATCCTGATATAGCTGATCAGTTGAAT TTTGCAAGCCTGGATTTGCAATCAAATGTTAGAG AGGGGAAGAATGCTGCTAAAAAGGTGAAATTTGTTGATCATATCGAGAAGCCTCTCGTACACCATGAAGAGAAGCAAGTTAAAGCAGCTACTGCATCGAAAAGTGAG GTTCAACACCAACCTTCACAACCATCATTTGATAGCCACAAG GCTTTTACAGGCTCCATCGTAGAGCATACTGAGAATATTAAAACCTCAAATGGACAAAGTTCAACTTCATCACAG GTTTCTGGTTCTCAGCCTTCAAAACCAGTTTCCAGATTCAAAATGCAGAGAAGATAG